The following are encoded in a window of Amaranthus tricolor cultivar Red isolate AtriRed21 chromosome 2, ASM2621246v1, whole genome shotgun sequence genomic DNA:
- the LOC130806680 gene encoding SEED MATURATION PROTEIN 1: MAKNKDDIKYATAQARLTEDDATRVAYKGGTPLEGGKIAESETVDLFSAAHNVENAQSQGAGGPNSAQPQLNRDENEADQGGAGTHPNFSSRRLPKKQ, translated from the coding sequence ATGGCGAAGAACAAGGATGACATAAAATATGCAACCGCGCAAGCTAGGCTCACTGAAGACGACGCCACAAGGGTGGCGTACAAGGGCGGCACTCCCTTGGAGGGCGGAAAAATCGCCGAGTCGGAAACCGTAGACCTCTTCTCTGCTGCCCATAACGTCGAAAATGCTCAATCGCAAGGTGCGGGCGGACCCAATTCAGCTCAACCTCAGTTAAATCGCGACGAAAACGAAGCTGATCAAGGTGGTGCTGGAACTCATCCTAATTTTTCTTCTAGGCGTTTGCCCAAGAAACAATag